The Quercus robur chromosome 3, dhQueRobu3.1, whole genome shotgun sequence DNA segment ACAAAAAGATGCTCATTTTGACAAAACTGAATatgtccttttttctttttctttttcaggttTTAAATAGCATCTCGGTCCACCATCCCCGTGAAGACGGTAGCACATCGTCCGTCTATCCATTAATATCCaaagaaaggttttttttttttcttttttcttgggtTCCTTTAATTTGATTTAACTGTTGTTTTTGTCACTATTTTCTTATTGGGTTTTTCTTTCGTATATACTATATATCTCCTAGACAGCAGCCAGTTGCAAGAATGAATTTTCTAGAGCTAATCGGCGAGAAAATTCTCGATTGCGTGCTTGCAGCACTGGGACGTAACTTGGATTATCTGATTCACTACAAAAGTAATGTTGATAATCTCATACCCCAAGTTATATATCTACTGGATGCCAAGGATAGTATACAAAATAAAGTTGCGGCTGCTAGAAGAAATTTAGAGGAAATTCATCCTCATGTTCAGACATGGCTTACCCGTTCTGATGGGATCATAGCAGAGGCAGAGGAATTCATTAGAAATAACGGGCAGGCAAAGATGACGTGCTGCAATGGGTGGTGTCCTAACTTGAAGTCCCGTTATCAAGTGAGCAAGAGAGCAATTGAGATAGGATTGAAAGTCAAGGAAATCAAGGACGAGGAAAAGTTCGATGGAGTTGGCTATCGTAAGTCTCCACAAGTGGTAGAGACTGCTATATCGAATACAGGGTATGAGGCCTTTGAATCAAGAATGCAAACATTAACTGGAGTTCTTGAAGCGCTCAAAGATCCTAAGATCAATAGGATTGGGGTTTACGGGATGGGAGGTGTGGGCAAAACCATGCTAGCCAAAGAAGTTGTAAAACAAGCTCAGAAAGACCAGTTGTTTGATAAGTACCTTTTTTTAGTTGTATCCAAAGATCCAGTCTTGAAAAATATTCAAACGGAAATGGCGGAGCAATTAGGTCTAAAACTTGAGGTGGAGAGTGAATCTGTAAGAGGAGATCAACTACGTGAGCGATTGAAACAAGAGAAGAAGACCCTTATAATTATAGATGACATTTGGGAGGCCCTGAACTTGGAATATCTTGGGATTTCCTTTGGAGATGATCAGAAGGGGTGCAAATTATTGTTGACGTCAAGATCTCGTGATCTACTATCCAAGTATGTGGATACGCCAAAGCAGTTCCAAGTTGGagttttatttgaaaatgaagCGAGAAAATTGTTTGAGAACATAGTTGGTGATCTAGCTAAAACGCCTGAAATCCAACCTAATATGCTTAAAATTGTCAAAGAATGTTCTGGATTACCAATTGCCATTACAACAGTCGCAAATACCTTGAAAAATGTGACAGAGATATATGTTTGGAAGGATGTAGTCAACCAGTTCAAAATGTTTAGCCCAAAAGAGATTGATGGAATGGATGAGAAGGTGTACAAGAGTATAAAGTGGAGTTACGAGTTTTTGAAAAGTTATGAAGCAAAGTCATTATGGTTGCTTTGTAGTCTACATAGAGAGGATTACAACATAAAAGTAGAAGACTTGTTAAAATATGGTGTGGGTTTGAGCTTGTTTGATAACCTTGACAAAATAGAGGATGCGAGATGTAGGGTGCACACATTGGTTAAAAGACTCAAAGATTCTAGCTTGTTGTTGGAAGGTGATTACAATGGTACAGTCAAAATGCATGATGTAATTCGTGATGTTGCAATTAATATTGCAGCTGAAGAAAGGCAGATGTTTATGATAAGAAAAACTACTGACTTGCAAGAACGTTTAAATCGTAAAGATTCATTTGCAATTTCATTGCCTTACATTGATGATTGTGACCTTCCTAAAAGGTTTGAATGTCCaaatcttcatttattttttatgttcaatCAAAAAGAGACTTTGCAAATTCCAGTTTCATTTTTTGAAGGGTTGAAAGAGCTCAGAGTTTTAAGCTTATCTCGATTATGGTTTGAGATGCTTCCTTCATCACATTTGTCACTTGAAAAACTCCATACATTGTATTTAGACGGTACAGTGAAGGATGTTACAATAATTGGAGAACtgaagaatttgaaaattcttagcctttcattgaaaatttttgaacaatTACCAAAACAAATAGGGCATTTGACTCACCTTCAATTGCTAGATTTGGAAAAATGTTCCGAACTTAAAGTCATTCCACCCAATGTGTTATCTAATATGAAGATTTTACAAGAATTATACCTACCGAGAACTGTTGAATGGGAGGTTGAAGAACAAAGCACAGAAAGAAGTAATGCTATGGTCTCAGAATTGGACAATTTGTATCACCTGATCATGTTACACATACGTATTCAGAATTACCAGATTTTACCAAAAGCCATGGTTTTTGAAAGGTTGGTAAGCTATAGAATAACCATAGGTAGTTACTTCTACAGAGAAGAAATGTTAGAAGCTTCAAGAATTTTAAAGCTCAATATAAGCCTTCAATCTGACGATGGGTATAAAGTACTATTGAGGAAATGTGAAGCTCTCTTTTTGGGTGAAATGAAGGGTGTCAAAAATATTCTTTACGAATTAGATTCGGAAGGTTTTCAAAGTTTGAAGCATCTCACAGTCCAATACAATGACGAGATTCAGTATATTATCAAGTCTATGGGGGTTCTCGGTTCTGTCTTTCCTATCTTGGAGTCAATTAATCTAAGCAATATGATCAATTTGGAACGGATATGCTACACTCGACTTCCAGCGGAGTCTTTTCGTAACTTGCGAGTGGTAAAAGTGAGTACATGTTGTAATTTGGAATTTGTCTTCTCCTCATCTATGGTTGGATGCTTTTCACATCTCCAAGAAATGAAGATACATGATTGTGAGAAAATGAGCGAAATAATTgcgatagaaagaaaagaagaaatagaggTTAATAGTGACGACAACATTATGTTCGCACAACTTCGTTCTCTCACTATGAGCAAATTACTAAAGTTGAAGGGCTTCTTTTCTGATGATGAATATCTAGTGCTTTTCAACAGAAAGGTATGTTTAAGatttgattataaattttactcCTTGAATGATGATAAGTTTCCCACAACTTAtaactaaaaacccaaaaaaagagtaGGTCTTGTATTTATTGTCGATATCATGACAATACTCCATTTTGAAAACTGCACCAAATGATCAGAAGAacaatttttgctttttttttttttttttttttttgccagtATTAAagcttattttcttttgtcacatttattCGTTTATTTTGATTAGTTTTCCGACCCAAATTTTAACACTTTGAAATTCCTTATTGTTTGTTTAGTTCAAACTCCAAACCTTTCATGATATATTTCTTTCACCGACTTTTTAGAATGCCCATAAGATGTTTGACAGAACCACGTTTGATTAGACGTTAATATGAACATGAATTACTTGATTTTTATATTGCACCAAACTTTGGTTCAACTAAAGTAATCTGATACCTTATCATAGATTAGGGTGTAATGAGTTTGCCTAGTGGAGTGGCACCTTACCATTTACTGTCTTTTAAATGGGACTGTTCTACACAATATCTGTTATAGAAGTGTACAAAGTAATTTGGATACATTTTTAATTCCTGTATTTTTGGAAGTTTCGCAATATACTATgattgaatttaagtaaaattcgttagaaagagagagagagagtccacTTAGGAAATTCAATTGAATTTCATCTGCAATTCTTTTGTACGGACATGATAATTGATTAAAATGTTGAAGAAATGAGAATCTGCATTGTCAGATAATACCTCTGTACTGAAGAAAGGAATTATTACTCTTCTTCCTTCATCTTTCTTATATTAGTCTCCTCTTTGTTATTAAGaatagaatttaattaatttttcgtTTATTGACTCATTGTGTACCTGTGAATTGTAGGTTGTCTTTCCAAACTTGGAGGAATTGAAAATAGAGGGTATGGGTAGCATGAAGATGATTTGGCCTGACCAACTCATTTTAGATCCTCAAGGAATAATCACCTTTGGGAAATTAAATACCGTCAATATTTATAGTTGTTCCAGTCTAAAAAGTGTTTTTCCAACATCTGTGGCGAAGGCTCTTATGCAACTTGAGAAGCTAGAGATATGGGATTGTGCAACAGTGGAGGAAATCATAGCAAAAGAAGAAGGAATAGAGACAACCACTTTGTTTGTATTCCCACGGTTATTCTCTCTAAATCTTGTAAGTTTGCCTGAGCTCAAGAGTTTTTATCCAGGAGAGCATACTTCAGAGTGGCCGTTGTTGAAGCAGTTGACCATTTGTAATTGCGACAAACTGAAAATATTTGGTTCCAATAAGGAAAGCGTCGAAGAAACAAATGGGCTGGACCATGATGTTAGTGTAATTCAACAACGCTTCTTTTTCAGTGAAAAGGTAACAACTTCCCTTGCATGTCTTTACATTTTGTTAATACAGATAAAATATATACTCATTGGATTATATGTCGGTGTAGTAGGCTGAGGGACAGTCCCTAGTATAGTTGCATTCTAGTTGCACATACTAATTGTTTAAGAATTCTCTCTCAAATAAATTCATTATATGTGAATTGcaatcaaaatagaaaattattgaggtcttgaaaattgaaatgcccttcaatgaataaaataaggattctcaaattaacaaaaaaaaaaaaaaaaaaactaatttggattttttatttttgtttgacatAGAGGATCTGTTAATTTTACTTGGCAGTTAATAATTCTGTAATTAATATGAGTTGGTTAGCTCATGCTTACTCACGAAAGAGTTTTATCTCAACAACGTATTTTGTGGAATTTTTCAGTTATTTATAACTCTTATGCATAATAGCTTAAACATTTATATTTTGACACgagttcactttttttttttccattatacTTTGACATCCAAAATTATTTGCCTACTATTTCTGTTAAGTTAAAAATTAGAATGGTTAACTTTCCCATGTTTTTCTTCATGTCTAAATGTCAATATGAACAAAATTAGAATGATAATAAGTAGGAAAGGGTCTTGCAAATTTGTTGCAATTCAATTGTCACCTGTTAATGTCTCTAATAGAGACACTTAAGGTTTCAAATCATCTCACTCTTTTTTCTCACAATCCAACACTATGACGAGATTCAGTATATTATCAAGTCTATGGGGGTTCTCGATTCTGTCTTTCCTATTTTGGAGCCAATTAATCTAAGCAATATGATCAATTTGGAACGGATATGCAACTAAAGTAATCTGATACCTTATCATAGATTAGGGTGTAATGAGTTTGCCTAGTGGAGTGGCACCTTACCATTTACTGTCTTTTAAATGGGACTGTTCTACACAATATCTGTTATAGAAGTGTACAAAGTAATTTGGATACATTTTTAATTCCTGTATTTTTGGAAGTTTCGCAATATACTATgattgaatttaagtaaaattcgttagaaagagagagagagagtccacttagaaaattcaattaaattcccATCTCCAATTCTTTTGTACGGACATGATAATTGATTAAAATGTTGAAGAAATGAGAATCTGCATTGTCAGATAATACCTCTGTACTGAAGAAAGGAATTATTACTCTTCTTCCTTCATCTTTCTTATATTAGTCTCCTATTTGTTATTAAGaatagaatttaattaatttttcgtTTATTGACTCATTGTGTACCTGTGAATTTTAGGATGTCTTTCCAAACTTGGAGGAATTGAAAATAGAGGGTATGGGTAGCATGAAGATGATTTGGCCTGACCAACTCATTTTAGATCCTCAAGGAATAATCACCTTTGGGAAATTAAATACCGTCAATATTCATAGTTGTTCCAGTCTAAAAAGTGTTTTTCCAACATCTGTGGCGAAGGCTCTTATGCAACTTGAGTATCTAGAGATAACGGATTGTGCAACAGTGGAGGAAATCATAGCAAAAGAAGAAGGAATAGAGACAACCACTTTGTTTGTATTCCCACGGTTATTCTCTCTAACTCTTAAAAGTTTGCCTGAGCTCAAGAGTTTTTATCCAGGAGAGCATACTTCAGAGTGGCCGTTGTTGAAGCAGTTGACCATTTGTAATTGCGACAAACTGAAAATATTTGGTTCCAATAAGGAAAGCGTCGAAGAAACAAATGGGCTGGACCATGATGTTAGTGTAATTCAACAACGCTTCTTTTTCAGTGAAAAGGTAACAACTTCCCTTGCATGTCTTTACATTTTGTTAATACAGATAAAATATATACTCATTGGATTATATGTCGGTGTAGTAGGCTGAGGGACAGTCCCTAGTAGTTGCATTCTAGTTGCACATACTAATTGTTTAAGAATTCTCTCTCAAATAAATTCATTATATGTGAATTGcaatcaaaatagaaaattatggaggtcttgaaaattgaaatgcccttcaatgaataaaataaggattatcaaattaacccaaaaaaaaaaaaaaaaaaaactaatttggatttttttattttttatttttgacataGAGGATCTGTTAATTTTACTTGGCAGTTTATAATTCCGTAATTAATATGAGTTGGTTAGCTCATGCTTACTCACGAAAGAATTTTATCTCAACAAGGTATTTTGTGGAATTTTTCAGTTATTTATAACTCTTATGCATAATAGCTTAAACATTTATATTTTGACACgagttcacttttttttttcattatattttgacATCCAAAATTATTTGCCTACTATTTCTATTAAGTTAAAAATTAGAATGGTTAACTTTCCCATGTTTTTCTTCATGTCTAAATGTCAATATGAACAAAATTAGAATGATAATAAGCAGGAAAGGGTCTTGCAAATTTGTTGCAATTCAATTGTCAACTGTTAATGTCTCTAATAGAGACATTAAGGTTTCAAATCATCTCactctttttttgttattagggcaaattacaacttatttaCCCATAGTTtggccgaaatttaagttgcctacttgtggtttgaaatttgacattcTATCCACTTAAGGTTAGCTCTATTAGAGTTCTGTAACCCACCTATTCTTCACTTAGAGAACAATTTTAACATCAAAACATAACATAAAACTGATCAAAAAGCAGGGGTATTTGATGTGAAACTTAATTTGTACAGTTAAAAAGATGGAAAGTAGATGTAAGTGTTTTAATTGCTTGAGTACATGCACTTACTGAAGGTCAAAAACTCAATTTAGAAAACTTATGTGGCTCAGCATGAACGAGTCATATTGCAGCTTATGACTCTAGCCTATACCCTCTCATTCTTGGATAGATCAGTCACTAAAATCTAAACTTATATGAACCCACTTATTCAAGATTGACATTCTTGTTCTTCTCTAAGCCAACGTCGGTCACAAATATTAGGCACAAATTAACATAAAACCAAATTAGAATGATCAATTAAAAAGTCCCTACGTAAGTAAAGACATTAAGCATCAAGTATAGAAAAACTTATACAAAAATCTGTTgcatttataatattatcaaatGTGATGTCTATTTGGGAACAGCATATTtaattgaaactaaaaactttttgctaaaagtactgtatataaaggtaaaagttagctgaataGTGCAatgaaacccatgaatagtggcaaaaataagctgaaagtgaaaataagttaaaaaattaaactcatCCCAAACGCACATGAAATGTGAATAGCCAACATTAATTTTCAGTGTATATTCCACAGAGGCTTATAAAAACTGGCCCAAATGTCATCTTGGGAAACTCATAATCCATAGATTGAGAACAAAAGAAAccacttaaaaaagttttgaccaTGAGTTCCTTGGATAAGGTAGAGAGGAGATAGGAAGTTATCTTCaaaccctaacttttttatctgttttatgttatatttgatgttaaaagtttttttttttttttttttttttgtgtaacgGAAAAGCCATAGGTAGGTTACGGAACTCTAGCAGTGCCAACCTCCAATGAGTAAAAtgccaaatttcaaatcacataTAGGTAATTTAAATTCCGGTCAAATCACAAgtggataagttgtaatttacccttatcATTGAGAATTTTGGTAAGTAGATATCAATTAATGCTCCTTCGTTAAAGttcaaaaccctttttttttttttttcattcatgtAATTAACTAGTGTTAACCAAAAGTTTAAtttctcagccaaaaaaaaaaaaaaaaaccgaaagtATAATAATTAGGATTGGTTTTTAGTTGAACAGTTAAATATTTAATGCACAAAATGGTTAATTGGATATGTAGTTATGAGTTTCTTAAAAGGCTCTTCAAAGACAGTTAGATATTAGCTCTAATAagaattttctctttttgattattttctaattCCTTCTTCCATTTAAAATTTCGAGTTCTTTATGAAcattctttctaattttttattttgctggGAAGGGAAAGGGTGAGGCAGGTTTGAACCTGCAACATGggaattgaaatataaatgaaaTGGGGAAGGTGTCATTCAGGCTAAAAGCCAGTGAACAATAATTGGTCATCAGTtcctttcaaatatttttacttttttatattaGTATATGTTGTTTAACATCTCACTAATTTCTTTAAATTTGCCTCTCTTAAATTAGAAGAATTTTATCCTAGGTGGCCTCTAATTTGCTATTCTAGACACCATTGAAGCAAAATTTTGCATTCCACCACCATAATGGAAAAATTATGTAGAATCCTTTAAGCCCATGTGCGATGGATAGACTCATGCAACAATGACATGACAGAATGTGTTTATTTAAGcataatttcatttctttataaaatGAACTAAAGGAAATGGTTAACATTTTAGAGAAAATGGTGGTTCAATTGGTcattagttataaatttttgtaataagtttttgttaaattttttgggttgatgATTTGTGCACTATGGTTTTAAGGGCTAATATGTGGTTCTTTGGACAAATTTGTAATGTTGTTTGGGCTAATTTATGGAGTTGTTTGCACTAATCTataatgggggggggggggggggggaattttGGGGGGAAGAGGGTCAAGTTTTATTCCCTAAGTCCAATTCAAATTAGTCCCTAATATAtacatcaaaaaagaaaaagaaaaagaaaaagaaaaaaaaccacccCCTTGGCCCTAGTCCCTATCTAGTGGAAGAAAGATAAAAGATTGATATTCACTAAGTATCTCTTTGGGAATagtttatttagctgaaactgaaaattatttgttgaaaatactgtagataaaagtaaaagttagctgaataATACAGTGAAATCCATGaataataggaaaaataagttgaaattgcaaataagctaaaatttttagattttcccAAACGTACACTAAATAAGATATGTCATTGGCTGAATGGAAAGAAATATGTTtagttatgaaaaatgttaaagtAGTAACCAATTTAACAACAAAAGGTTTTATAAACTAATGTGGTAATGAAagtgattaatataaaaaatattatatatacatatatatatatatatatatatatatataaaataaacaaattaattgATTATATTTTAGCTGTGTTAAAAAACTAACacattagttattttataataaaaaaacattagttattttgtaaaatttgtaatatcctaGTATTTTGCCATTAGTTAATTTTAAATCATGAGCTCTcatgaatttaaatttgtagaaataacaaattttaacaaaaaatgtaATTGTATTGGCAAATTCATGTTTAGgtctttacttcaaaaatacaattGATTTAATCGTTTAAGTCAAATAGGATATGAGTGGTTTGTTTTCCCCATTTCTTCATGGTTAGTTCTGAATAACATCATGATTGAACCAATGTGCATTGGTTAGctattcaaatatttttctttttttttcttggttattatttttgatatgcTAGATCGTATTTGTCTTGTcctaatttaaattaaacaaaacttGGATCAATTAGTTTAGTatgtaatttaatattttattgctTATCTCTAGCtttaatattgaaattttctaattggACATCAATTTGCATCACATTTTAAACCATGAGTTGCTACCTCCTAGTGGGACTCAGTTCATTCATGTTAACGGAAGCTCCgaagtattaaataattttccttgAATCAGTCCTTTTATCTATGTTGCTTGGgctatttcattctttttaattttttaattaatgtgcTGATACTTTTTTTGTGGATGAGTGAGCTTGTTAGGAACCATATCCCttgaatttattcattttaaattagTGCATGCCATGGATTAAATGTCTAGATGATTTAGATACATCTAGTCCCTGTTCAAATTTGTtgcaatataatataatataatataatcccAAACTTGTTTTAGAGGATATTAAACTCATTATTTCCTTAATTTGTTCATTACTTTGGCGTTTTCCCAGGATAAATTCCCGAACTTGGAAATATTGTCATTGGATGAGGGCGATGCCATGAATGAGACATGTGGCGGACCGTCAGCAGAATTCAATTGCAACCTAGAAGAGCTGTGTTTGTACGGAAACGGTGAAATTCCAAATGTAGAGGCTCCAATTGCAAGAGCAGGATTATCAGATATTCGCAGATTAAAGAATATTGTGCCATTCTCATCCACATCTTTCCACTACTTAAAGGATTTGTGTGTATATAGATCTAATGTATTGATTAGTTTATTAACTCCCTCAACAGCCAGAACTCTCGTGCAACTCCAATGGATTGTCATTATGGATTGCAAAAGAATGACAGAAATAGTTGCAAATGAGGGAAGTGAAGCAGAAGCAGGAGATGAGATCGCtttcaataatttgatatctttgAAATTTGATAACTTGCCGAGTCTCACAGCCTTCCATTTGGGGAATCGCACCATCAAATTCCCATCATTGGATGAAGTAATGGTGAAGAACTGTCCTAAATTGATTAGTTTATTAACTCCCTCAACAGCCAGAACTCTCGTGCAACTCGGAACAGTTGTAATTAGGAACTGCAAAAGAATGACAGAAATAGTTGCAAATGAGGGAAGTGAAGCAGAAGCAGGAGATGAGATCACTTTCAATAATTTGACACGTTTGTACTTAGATTCTTTGCCGAGTCTCACAGCCTTCCATTTGGGGAATCGCACCATCAAATTCCCATCATTGGTTGAAGTAGACATGTACAACTGTCCTAAATTGAAGATTTTCTGTAGTGGAGTCTTAAGCACGCCAAAGCTAACACGGGTTTGGATGGAAGGAAATCGAAGAGTCAAAAAGGAGGGGGATGGAGATGGAGATCTTAATGCTACAATAAAAGAATATTGGGAGGCTAAATTGGAGACTTGCGACCAAAAGTTCGCTGAAAAGGTGAGTTACCAAGTCATTGaggttattaaaaaataaaaataaaaaattagtttttttttcccactgcCATGTGTCATCATGATGATATCTCAACTAGCtgaattcaaaatatataagggggtgtttggtacatgttttcaaacaacaattttcaatttttaaacaatattacacgtattttcatacacttttttcactcacacgtatttttacacatgttttcaaataaaaattttcaatttttaagtgcatgtaccAAACATCCCCTAAAGTTATTAACTATTAGTATTTAGGTTGCCTTTAATTAAAAAGGTCATGCTAATGAGTGCTTTAAGGGCAttgattaataattcattttaggaaaattttgacatcatttttaaggaaaatgaaaaaaaaaactgttaaaatattaattttttttctctaaaaactttttttaaatggattattaaccaataccctaagaacattcgttagcatttccctaaataaaaagcatcaaaattttctattcaagCAGATGTCATTCAATTGCACCCACATTAAAACACAAATGTGGGCCTTCATTCATGCATATTGCCTTCTTCAAATTACTtaacacacacaccaaaaaaaaaatttgggcctTTAGAGAGCCTTTTAATTTATAAGCATCTTAgtaacaatattatatataatttcaaccCCCTGAAttggcaaatatatatatatatatatatatatatatatatttatatttatatttatatattatatagttttgtttttaattttttttgaccctctaaaataaaattttgaacaccatgaccttaaatattttttaagtccaacta contains these protein-coding regions:
- the LOC126717600 gene encoding probable disease resistance protein At4g27220 isoform X2; protein product: MNFLELIGEKILDCVLAALGRNLDYLIHYKSNVDNLIPQVIYLLDAKDSIQNKVAAARRNLEEIHPHVQTWLTRSDGIIAEAEEFIRNNGQAKMTCCNGWCPNLKSRYQVSKRAIEIGLKVKEIKDEEKFDGVGYRKSPQVVETAISNTGYEAFESRMQTLTGVLEALKDPKINRIGVYGMGGVGKTMLAKEVVKQAQKDQLFDKYLFLVVSKDPVLKNIQTEMAEQLGLKLEVESESVRGDQLRERLKQEKKTLIIIDDIWEALNLEYLGISFGDDQKGCKLLLTSRSRDLLSKYVDTPKQFQVGVLFENEARKLFENIVGDLAKTPEIQPNMLKIVKECSGLPIAITTVANTLKNVTEIYVWKDVVNQFKMFSPKEIDGMDEKVYKSIKWSYEFLKSYEAKSLWLLCSLHREDYNIKVEDLLKYGVGLSLFDNLDKIEDARCRVHTLVKRLKDSSLLLEGDYNGTVKMHDVIRDVAINIAAEERQMFMIRKTTDLQERLNRKDSFAISLPYIDDCDLPKRFECPNLHLFFMFNQKETLQIPVSFFEGLKELRVLSLSRLWFEMLPSSHLSLEKLHTLYLDGTVKDVTIIGELKNLKILSLSLKIFEQLPKQIGHLTHLQLLDLEKCSELKVIPPNVLSNMKILQELYLPRTVEWEVEEQSTERSNAMVSELDNLYHLIMLHIRIQNYQILPKAMVFERLVSYRITIGSYFYREEMLEASRILKLNISLQSDDGYKVLLRKCEALFLGEMKGVKNILYELDSEGFQSLKHLTVQYNDEIQYIIKSMGVLGSVFPILESINLSNMINLERICYTRLPAESFRNLRVVKVSTCCNLEFVFSSSMVGCFSHLQEMKIHDCEKMSEIIAIERKEEIEVNSDDNIMFAQLRSLTMSKLLKLKGFFSDDEYLVLFNRKVVFPNLEELKIEGMGSMKMIWPDQLILDPQGIITFGKLNTVNIYSCSSLKSVFPTSVAKALMQLEKLEIWDCATVEEIIAKEEGIETTTLFVFPRLFSLNLVSLPELKSFYPGEHTSEWPLLKQLTICNCDKLKIFGSNKESVEETNGLDHDVSVIQQRFFFSEKDKFPNLEILSLDEGDAMNETCGGPSAEFNCNLEELCLYGNGEIPNVEAPIARAGLSDIRRLKNIVPFSSTSFHYLKDLCVYRSNVLISLLTPSTARTLVQLQWIVIMDCKRMTEIVANEGSEAEAGDEIAFNNLISLKFDNLPSLTAFHLGNRTIKFPSLDEVMVKNCPKLISLLTPSTARTLVQLGTVVIRNCKRMTEIVANEGSEAEAGDEITFNNLTRLYLDSLPSLTAFHLGNRTIKFPSLVEVDMYNCPKLKIFCSGVLSTPKLTRVWMEGNRRVKKEGDGDGDLNATIKEYWEAKLETCDQKFAEKTDASDGEESEHDANDDLERETTSEVGDTM
- the LOC126717600 gene encoding probable disease resistance protein At4g27220 isoform X1: MNFLELIGEKILDCVLAALGRNLDYLIHYKSNVDNLIPQVIYLLDAKDSIQNKVAAARRNLEEIHPHVQTWLTRSDGIIAEAEEFIRNNGQAKMTCCNGWCPNLKSRYQVSKRAIEIGLKVKEIKDEEKFDGVGYRKSPQVVETAISNTGYEAFESRMQTLTGVLEALKDPKINRIGVYGMGGVGKTMLAKEVVKQAQKDQLFDKYLFLVVSKDPVLKNIQTEMAEQLGLKLEVESESVRGDQLRERLKQEKKTLIIIDDIWEALNLEYLGISFGDDQKGCKLLLTSRSRDLLSKYVDTPKQFQVGVLFENEARKLFENIVGDLAKTPEIQPNMLKIVKECSGLPIAITTVANTLKNVTEIYVWKDVVNQFKMFSPKEIDGMDEKVYKSIKWSYEFLKSYEAKSLWLLCSLHREDYNIKVEDLLKYGVGLSLFDNLDKIEDARCRVHTLVKRLKDSSLLLEGDYNGTVKMHDVIRDVAINIAAEERQMFMIRKTTDLQERLNRKDSFAISLPYIDDCDLPKRFECPNLHLFFMFNQKETLQIPVSFFEGLKELRVLSLSRLWFEMLPSSHLSLEKLHTLYLDGTVKDVTIIGELKNLKILSLSLKIFEQLPKQIGHLTHLQLLDLEKCSELKVIPPNVLSNMKILQELYLPRTVEWEVEEQSTERSNAMVSELDNLYHLIMLHIRIQNYQILPKAMVFERLVSYRITIGSYFYREEMLEASRILKLNISLQSDDGYKVLLRKCEALFLGEMKGVKNILYELDSEGFQSLKHLTVQYNDEIQYIIKSMGVLGSVFPILESINLSNMINLERICYTRLPAESFRNLRVVKVSTCCNLEFVFSSSMVGCFSHLQEMKIHDCEKMSEIIAIERKEEIEVNSDDNIMFAQLRSLTMSKLLKLKGFFSDDEYLVLFNRKVVFPNLEELKIEGMGSMKMIWPDQLILDPQGIITFGKLNTVNIYSCSSLKSVFPTSVAKALMQLEKLEIWDCATVEEIIAKEEGIETTTLFVFPRLFSLNLVSLPELKSFYPGEHTSEWPLLKQLTICNCDKLKIFGSNKESVEETNGLDHDVSVIQQRFFFSEKDVFPNLEELKIEGMGSMKMIWPDQLILDPQGIITFGKLNTVNIHSCSSLKSVFPTSVAKALMQLEYLEITDCATVEEIIAKEEGIETTTLFVFPRLFSLTLKSLPELKSFYPGEHTSEWPLLKQLTICNCDKLKIFGSNKESVEETNGLDHDVSVIQQRFFFSEKDKFPNLEILSLDEGDAMNETCGGPSAEFNCNLEELCLYGNGEIPNVEAPIARAGLSDIRRLKNIVPFSSTSFHYLKDLCVYRSNVLISLLTPSTARTLVQLQWIVIMDCKRMTEIVANEGSEAEAGDEIAFNNLISLKFDNLPSLTAFHLGNRTIKFPSLDEVMVKNCPKLISLLTPSTARTLVQLGTVVIRNCKRMTEIVANEGSEAEAGDEITFNNLTRLYLDSLPSLTAFHLGNRTIKFPSLVEVDMYNCPKLKIFCSGVLSTPKLTRVWMEGNRRVKKEGDGDGDLNATIKEYWEAKLETCDQKFAEKTDASDGEESEHDANDDLERETTSEVGDTM